GGACATGTCACAAAGtgagaaatgggggtgggggatggggaggaggagatgggaagggggatgggggaCAGAACAAAGCACCACTTTTCTGTGGGTCAATACCAGTGGGTGCCCATGCCCCCCAATCCCTGGGTCAGGGTGTGCGTCCCACACCTGGCCGAAGGAGCCTTTGCCAATGAGTGAGTCAATCTCGTAGCGCTCCAGCCAGCGCTCGCCACTGCGCACAATGTAGTCGTGGTTGTCATCGTCATAACCATGGTTCAGgacctttttctccttcttggtGCTCGAGTCCTGAGGTGGCGCCTGCTGGGCCCGCCGCTTCTTCTTCGCATAGTATACCTGCCCAGCCGGCCAGCAGATAAGGACTGCTGAGTGACCTGTGCTGGCAGCCAGGACCCCTCAGCACCCAGCCGGGCCCCCGCCCACCTCATTGATGTGCTTGTAGGTCTTAATGAGGTCCACGGAGAGCTTGCGCAGCGGGGCTGAGGTCGCATCCCGAAAGGCCAAGGGCAGCCTCCGTGGCAACAGCCGCACATCAGGCAATACCTGCAGGGCAGGGTGAGGGGTGGGCACTGAGGACAGGCGTgcacttctgacctccagaaggAGAGCTGTATGGGTGGCTGGGTCATCATGGTTACACACGCACATAGTGACTCGGTCATCATGTGACAACCCCACTAGGATAGAAATTCCCCAAGGGCAGAGACTCTCTGGTTCTTGCTGCATTTCCGGTGCCTAGAGCAGGACCTGGCACATAGCGGACAGTCATTAGAGATTTGCCGAGTGAATGAATGGGGAACTGTTTACCCCTCACCTTCCATCCCACACCTTTACTCCTTTCCGAACCTCAGTGGGAGAGATCAGACAGAAAACGTGGGCTCTGCCCTTTGCAGTCCTTCGCCGAGAGACCCTCCATTCTGGGTGTCCCATCTTGAGGGCTCACTTCTTGCCTTACCCTTGTCCCGTTGAGTCTTCTCATCCCTCACCCCCAACTCTGCACCACTTTTGCCCAGTGTTTCAGGATCCAGCACCCTTGATCTTCTACTCTGTCCCACTTCAAGCTCTACATTTCAGAGCCTTAAACAGTCTCTACCCCTGAATGTCTCTACTCTGCACCCTAAGGTGCTGCTGGCTCCAGGATCCTTTGGGTTCAACCTTCACCCACTttcaccccacctccctcccccatctttcACTCTGGAACTTTTTTCCttagtgaacatttattgagtgtttttgacgtgccaggcactgttctcagcattttatgtgcatttcattaacttgtttaattctcacaacaaccctgtgaggtaggtatcattactggctccattttacagaattcTAGAAAACTGAAGCAGGGAGAACCTCAGTAATTTAACCACCatgtcaggatttgaacccaggctctcTAAACAGATTCTGCCAGCAACTCCTCTTATTATTTTCCACTCCAGATGGACCCTTCATGCCCCAAGGAAACTGTTTTGGGCAACCAAACTATCTTTCACCCCCCAGACCCTTCTATCCCCAGCCTCCCCCTACCCCAGGCAGGTAAGGAGCCAGCTGAAAGCATACCTGCGTGTGCTCCTGGGGCCCTGGGAAGCCAGAGAAGGGACCATGGCCTGGTGGGACGGCCATGGTGGGCTCAGAGGGCCGCAGGGGAGCGAGGCCTGGAGCGGGAGCCCGGCCGGGGGGCGCCTTCTCGCATCCTGCACCTCGGCTGCCACCGCCGCTGAGACCTGAgagcaggcaggaggcaggggaacAACATGGAACAAGGGGATGTATGGGACAGTACGAAGCAGGAAAGAGGTAGACATCAGCAAGAAGgcagggcacagggagaggagaaaaagagcaaCAGGTGGTaatgagaagggacagagagaagtggtgggggtgggagcacaGCGGAGTCCCTCAACAGATGATTGCCAAATAAATGAAGTAGGTGGCACAAAGAGGGGAACATGTGAAAGGGAATGATTGCAATCCAGGCAGGGATATAGACCATgacaagaaagaacagaaagacacCAATAAttggggggaggaaaagaaaaagatagaaaccACAGACAGTATAGAGAGTAGGATTCACTGTTCGCTTCCCATTTCTACTTATGGCCCTCCCCGACGCCCCCTCACACAAGATCTTGCCCTCCTGCAGTCTTCCCTGATCATCAGGATCTCCTCGTATCACAGCAAGGTCCCTCCACTTCAAGATCTACCCTTCCCAGTAGATCCCTCAATCCAGAGAGCTCTAGGATCCCCCCCAACCACATGAGACAACTCTGGGCTCCCTCCAAACCCACGACAGAGTCCTCTGCAGGCCCCTAAAACCACATCAGGGTCCTGGGGACCACACCAAGATTAACCTGTTCTATAGGATTATCTCCATACAACAGAGTCCCACCCCATGGCATTCCCatccaccagcccccaccccccaggggacCCACCCCATATCATGCCAAGACCTCTTCCCTATAACATTTCCTCCCACACCAGGGACCACTGCTCCAGGTAGTTGCTCCCGTGGCACATGGGGGCTCTTCTCCGTATTACTTCATGGTCCCCCTCAGAAGCAAGGCTCACTTTCCCTGATGGGAGCAAGGAGGCTTCTCTTCCCTCGCCCTTCTCTCCCCTACACTggatcttcccctcctcctcccatccaAGATTTCTACCAGGGCCCTTTCTCCAGTTACTCTTCTCTACACCAGGGTCAATACACAACTGTGCCAATTCCTAGAAGGCCCCCAGAACCAAATTCCCCAAATATCACATAGAGTTCTCCCCTCACAGAGTACCTGTCACACCAAAATCCTCTCCCCACAGGCCTTCTCCCATGGCACTCCCTTTCTTCTATGCCAAGCCTTGCCACTCCACgatccctcctctctcttggaGCTCCCCCGCCCCTCGCCCGAAACAACCTCTTCCCCGGGGCCCTCCCACGGCAGGACCTTCTCTCCAAGCACCCACCCCCTACCCGGGTCAGGGCTGGCGCGGGGCCCACGGGGGGCTGGGGCGCGGTGGGGCCCCCAGTGGGGTGGGCGAGCAGCCAGCATGGCGGCGGCGGTGGCAGAGAGGAGACGGCCGCCTGTCCCGGCCCGGCCGGCCCGGCAAGCCCCGCGGCGGGGAGGGCAAGCGGGACAGGCGGCCCGGTGGGTGACAAcagcagcagccgccgccgccgggggtggggagaggagggaacgAGGGTCAGCCCGGGGCACGCGGGGGAAGGGGAAAGCAGGtggacgggggaggggtgggttaACCCtcgccccgccggccccgccccgcgcagCCACCCGCCCCTGGGGACCCAGGcgtcccgccccccaccctggaGGCCCGCCCCGGTCGGCGGAGCCCCGGCGGGCGGGGCCGACTGAGCTGAGCTTGGCAGTCCGCACCTGCCATGGCAACAACCGTGCCATTGGCAGCTGCTGCCAAGAGCTCAGCCAATCGCAGCCCAGAACAGCTGTTGCTAGGCGACGACGATGCAGCCGGAGGAGTCGAGCCCAAACAAAGGGCGGGAGCGGGGCCCCGCTAccccctcccagcctcactcCCAAGACTGCTCCCTCGGGCTCGGCCCCTTCCAAGAATCCGACTATGAATAGCCAGGCACGGCCTGCACCTGCCCGCcgcccccctgccctcctccctcggCCTCGTGCTAAGTCTCGCGGCGACGCGGGCAGGGCGGGTCCGTACTGCCCCCTCCCCGCGAGCTCGTGCTACCCCACCTGTAGCCGCGTTGTTACCTGAGGGCGCGGGCAAGGGGACTCAAGCTGCTCGGGAAGCCCGAGCTCAGACCTGCCCACTGGCTGAAAGTATCCGGCGGACGCGGCGAGCCAGGGCCCCGATTACCCAGTAATGCAACCAGCAAAATGGCGACCACAACAAACCGGCCCCCACCTCCCGCCTCGGGCTCCGCCCCCACTCCCCCCATTCGCTTCACCCACGTGACCCAAGGTAACACTCCGCGCCTGCGCGCAGCGGAGCTTACCGGTAGACGCGCACAGTAAGCTACCAACCCCGCCCAAACGCCGAAATCCGGGTTGCGACTGCGCAAAAGGCAGCCAAGAAAGGAACATGCGCACGTGTGACCGGATGAGCTCGTCCACCCCCACCACCGCGCCAGTTGACCAAGGGAGCATGCGCTCTGTTGAATGGAGGTCGCTGAGCAATCAGCAGACGGGAGCAATGGATGAGTCTTTTAATAGAAAAACACACGTGTAACAGTAGCAACACAATCTCTCGCAATCCAGATGGCGCTGGGCTTCAGTTCTTCACCTTGGGAGGTGGCCTgtaagaggaaggagagaggggattCAGAGCCTGTCACCATTTTCCGGCACTCCTACCAAGGGCTAACGCGCAGGGCTGTCTTGGTGGCTTCCAGGGCCCCCTGCTCACCTGTACACGCCCACCACCACAGCGTGGTCTCTTTCGTAAGGCTCTAAGGTCAACTGTTCCTGGGGCTTCATGTTCTCCTGCTGCATCTTTTTCACTTCAGAGGCAAACACGGCCTCAGCAGAGGCTGTGGAGTCAATGCAGTTGGCCTGCAGAAGAGAGAACTTGGAAGTCTGCAGCaaggctttgggtttttttttttttttttcttttgctctttaaaCCAcaggtatttgttttttattggaaACTCAGTGAAACTCAGGTTTTGGGAGTGGAGGGAAAAGACTTCATCACAGAAATTTTCTTCAAGTTGGTTTGGATTTACAACAGAAGACTTTAACAGAGACCTATTTATCTAAAAGCTAGTGTTTAAATTTTATACccagggttgtttttgttttgttttattttctctttctttaacaATAGTAATGctgagaatacaaaaacaaatgtaacaaaAGGCCAACAAATGGTGAATCTGGCTGaggatctttattttaaaataaaacgttTTTGAAAACGCACCGAACATTTACCTGAAACTTATTTTCTACCATGCTGTACTAAACACTTCATATATATTGATAAATTTAATCCTTACAGACAACACTGAAAGAGATATGACTAATGAAGAAACAGGTACCcaggttaggtaacttgctcaaagtcacagagtAAGCTGGAATTCAAACTCAAATGGTCAGACTCCACAATTATTCACTTGACCAGTACCTTCTATTGCCAAACCCAAAGCCTCTTCGTTTTGCAGACCTTTTTCATCATGTGCTATACGACTGGGGCAGGGATAGAGCTGGCTGGATGAGGCATCCCAGAACGGAGGCCTCCTCGTTTTGACTGACTGCTTGGCAGTTACGGAGAAGACACGACCACCCCACCTTAGATTCCACCAAGCCCCGTACCTTAATGGAAATCACAAAGTGTCCTCCATTACGAAGGAAGGTGTGGGCATTCAGGGCTACAATCCGGGTCTGGTCTGGCTGGGCCACATCGGCAAAGATCACATCCACCATCGCTAAGGAGAAAGAAGTGGCAGTTACAAATTGGATCTGTTGAATCTTCTCGGCTCCTCCCATGAGGCCTGTGCCCTGTTACCAGCAGGTTCCTGGCAGTCTTCCCTGCTTCCAGTCTCACATCCCCCCCACtgatctccctccctctgcagtaCCCCCAGGATGGGTCCAAGAAACCCAGTCACACCATCTATTCATTCCTCTTGTAAGTCACGATTGCCACCTACTCTGTGGCCAGCCCTGGGCCGGGTGTGGGGGACACAGAGATGAGTCAGACCCAGACCTGGTCCTTGAGATGCTCCCAGGTCTTGGGTTGGGGGGTAAACAGACACTCATCAAAAAGGcaagtaaaggggcgcctgggtggctcagtcagttaagcgtccgactttggcctaggtcatgatctcgcaaattctgagtttgagccccacgtcgggctctgtgctgacagcttggagcctggagcctgctgcagattctgtgtctccctctctctctctgcccctcccctgctcatgctctctttcgaaaataaataaatgctaaaaaaattcatttaaaaaaaaggcaagtaaagGAAAGCACTTACAGGCCAGAGTCCCTGCAGGattgtctaaataaataaataaataaataaataaataagttgtagGACAAAGGTATTGTATGAatgcatgggggaaaaaaaactccaGAGAAAACCAGCGAAATGcaaagttttgtgtgtgtgtgtgtttttttttttttttttttttttgcaaagtattatttttaagctggtatgattagaaaaaaaaaaagagggtataATGAAAACTGACTTTTTGAAATTGGGAAAAGCAGCTTTTTAAATTGCTCCTATCGGTTACCTCTGAGGGTTGTTTATAAGGAGTTCCAGTTTTACATCAtgcttcccaatttttttttttaaaacaaagtaatattCACAACGGGCCCCTCTCAGCCAAGGCCACACTCAGGTTGTGCTTtctgggttatgatctcaccagaCAACGAGGAGGATGGGGGCTTTTGTACATAAGCCAGGGGCAGCATGAAAAGTACCATGttctggagggaggcaggaagtatGGGGGTGCCTAGGGAGAGGCGCAGGAGATCGAAGGAGGCTGGCCCTTCAGGCCTGCCAAACACCCAAATTCCACAACTtcacctgcctccccctccccttcccccccttcaTTCCTGCAGACTCAGGAGGCCTGCTCATTCACTCTGCTTCCACTCAGATCGGGATTCTGGCCACCTTTCCCAGGAAACCTGGAGTGGCCTGGACTACACAATCCCGGACCCCTACCTATGAGCATGCGGTATTTGTGTGGGTGCCGAGCATCTTCAATAACAGGAATGATGTTGGTCCTCTTCTTGGCCAAGTTAATGAGGTCACGGCCAGAGCGGTGGGAGAACTCAACTGCATAGACTAGACCGtcctacaataaataaaaaaatagaaacactgaTACTGGTTCTTAGATGGAACACCCACTATGGGCCCAAACACTGCATGTGGCCATGCAAATCCCCATATCAAAACCCTACCATTTAACAACTATTGTTAtgtccatcttacagatgaataAAGTGAGAGCCAGAGACATGAAGTCACCGGCCAACAGTGATTCAATCCTGCTTTGCTCATCTGAGAGCCGAGTCCTTCAATACGGTCTTAAAACGAGGAAGCTAGGGCACTGAGATGAAGTCTTAACAGCTAAGAACATTTACAATGGGCCAGGCACCGTTCTGTTATTTTACAGGAATTCACTCGTTTATCTTCACAGTAACCCCATTTTCCAGAGGGATAAACGGAGGCTCAGACAGGTTAAGTTATTAACTGCTGAAAGCCACCTCACTGTTAAATGCCACACCAGAGCCCGGGGTTTTTAACCACTAAATTATACAGCTCCTTTCCCTCCAGGCTAAGAACTCAGGAGTGAGGCTGAACGAGGCTTTGGAGACCAGGCGTTCAAGCTGCTCCTTCCACCCACAGGCACTTTGAAGACGGAGGGCCTAGCCCCAAGCTACACGGTACAGGGAGGCAGCCAAGGCCACTGCCTCCAGGCTGGCAGGGGcagcctctcccttccttccacctcaCCACCAGCCTTTACTCACCCCTCCATCCACTCACCGGGCCTACGATGTCAGACACGTGGGAGACAGTGGTGCCGGACGCAGCCCCGAGGTAGAGCACCTTGGCCCCTGGCTTGATGTGGATCTGGTCCACGCCGCCCAGGATTgctgctgccagcttggagcggAAGGGGTTCCAGGCACGGTACTCGATTTTGTCATCTCCCTCCTGGGCCGGGAGAGATGGGGATGGAAGTGCGCTGGGCTCTTGTGCTAGACCCCACTGCCCTcatccccagggccccaggcgCTCATTCATTGTTCAAGAAATGAACACAGgtggaaacctgggtggctcagtcggttaaacatctgacttgggctcaggtcatgctcttacggttcctgagttcaagccccgcattgggcaagcacaagccctgcttctctctctctcaagagagaagagagagagaaatgaacacaGGTACACATCAATGACCACAACACATGCAGGACCTGCCCACTCATGGAGGTTACTGATTCAGGTAGAAGGGGCAGGGATAGACGATCAACACAGAGATAAGATCATACGAGACAACAGGCAGGACCTGTGCGATCAATCAACAACCATTCGCTGTGCCGGCACGCCCAGTGTGCCAGACTCTATGCCAGGCATCGGGGATGCACAGAGAATGAGACAAAGACCCTTGTCCTCAAGGACTAAGTATGCACAGAACTAACACATATCGTACAGGAACCAGTGACAGGTGCTAAGGTGAAAAGATCAAGCCAGGCAAGAGGACATGAAGTATGGGGTATGGGCTAAGGAGCAGGTGAAAACGAGAAAGGGTGGCCAGGGAAGAGCCCAGGAGACATCTGCAGTAGACCCTGAGGGAGGCAGGGACCGTGCAACTCATCTGGAGAAGTGCATTCTAGGCAgtaggagaagacacagaaaggcCCTGAGCAGGAGTGGGCCTGGCCATTAAGAAAATGGGATAACAGGGCAGAGGGTGGGCAGTGAGGACTGCTTCTGACAGACTGGGTGGTGCAAGGTGGCATTGTGAGAAAGACAAGGTGACATCCGACCAGAGACACTGGGGGTGAAAGTGGAACCAGCCACACACACAACTGGGGGATGAGCAAGGAGGTCCGTGTGGCTGGAAGATGCGAGGTGAGGGAATAGGGAGGGGGAGCTGGAATGCACACAGTCCTCTGGGCCACACTGAGGACCTGGGACTTTGACCTGAAGGCCACAGGGATCGGACTCGGGTATTAAGATGACCCTGTGGCTGGCCTGCACAGGGCGCACAGTGGGGCGGGAGGGAGACCAGACGGCTGGCTACCCCATCAGCTAGGGCCCTGGTCTCACCGAAATGGAGACTCTCTTCTCTCCATAAACTGACTCTCCAGGGACCAGATTCTTGGTGACAAGCGCATCTTCCTTTCCTCGACAAATGAAGACACCTAAGTGAGGGGACCAGTGCAGGGTGAAGACTCTGGGCTGCACCCTACCGCACCCCACCCTCAGCAGCTCCCCGCCTTCCTCACTCACCTTCATGCCGATGGGGTTCTACCATCACATTCTTCCCCGACtggtttcctctttttcctccccGGCCACGACCCCGGTTGCCACCAGACTGGAACCCTCCACCTACAAGGCAGAGATGCAGTTACACAGGGACATCCCATCTCTTCCTTCCTGAGCCCCAAGCCCAGGCACTGCCTCCAGACTGCATCCCCTCTACAAGGTCACTCACcacctcgtcctcctcctcctcctcctcggccaCGGCCCCTGAAGCCTCCACCACGACCTCTGCCCCCACCAA
The Lynx canadensis isolate LIC74 chromosome E2, mLynCan4.pri.v2, whole genome shotgun sequence genome window above contains:
- the FBL gene encoding rRNA 2'-O-methyltransferase fibrillarin, which translates into the protein MKPGFSPRGGGFGGRGGFGDRGGRGGGRGGFGGGRGRGGGFRGRGRGGGGGGRGGGGFQSGGNRGRGRGGKRGNQSGKNVMVEPHRHEGVFICRGKEDALVTKNLVPGESVYGEKRVSISEGDDKIEYRAWNPFRSKLAAAILGGVDQIHIKPGAKVLYLGAASGTTVSHVSDIVGPDGLVYAVEFSHRSGRDLINLAKKRTNIIPVIEDARHPHKYRMLIAMVDVIFADVAQPDQTRIVALNAHTFLRNGGHFVISIKANCIDSTASAEAVFASEVKKMQQENMKPQEQLTLEPYERDHAVVVGVYRPPPKVKN